The genome window TTTAGAACAAGCTATAGAAAGAGCAGGTAGTAAGGCAGGAAATAAAGGCTTTGAAGCTATGCTTACCGTAGTTGAAATGCTTAATTTAATTCAAAAAATTAAGGCTTAAAATGGCTACTAGACATCAAGTAAGACAAAGTATCGTTTCCTTGCTTTATGCAGCACAGCTTAATCAGGAAAATAAAGACTTTATCAATGAATTTTTAGATGAGAAAAAAATTCGCAACGATCAAAGAAAATTTACATTAGATTTATACAACGGTATCAATGAGCAGCTTGCTTTTCTTGATGAAAAAATCAATGAATGTTTAAAAGAGTATAAATTAGATGGGGTGGCTAATATAGAAAAAGCTATTTTGCGTTTAGGTGCTTATGAGATTTTATTTACTTCTACTCAAAAAGCGATTATCATTAACGAAGCTATAGAGCTTGCTAAGGAAATGGCAGGTGATAATGCTCCTAAATTTATCAATGGAGTATTAGATAAAATCAACAAGGAAAAACAATGAAGCTTTGTGTGGCTTTTGATGTGGCAAGTTATGATGATTGCCTTCATTTGGCTAAAGAATTAAAGGGTTTAGATATATGGATAAAAGTAGGGCTTAGGTCTTATTTAAGAGATGGTGTAAAGCTTTTAGAGGCGATTAAAAAAATAGATGATTTTAAAATTTTTTTAGACTTAAAGCTTTATGATATTCCAAATACTATGGCCGATGCTTGTGAAGAACTTGCAAAACTTAATGTAGATATGTTTAATATTCATGCAAGTGCTGGAAAAAGCGCTATGTGTACAATCATGGATCGCTTGAGTGCTCTAGAAAAAAGACCGTTAGTATTGGCTGTGTCAGCATTGACAAGTTTTGATGAGCAAGAATTTTTTAGCTTATACCGCCAAGATATTAAACAAGCGGTGAAAGAATTTTCTAAAATAAGCTACGAAAGTGGTCTTGATGGTATGGTGTGTTCGGTGTATGAAAGCTTACTAATAAAAGAAAACACAGATTCAAAATTTATCACCTTGACGCCTGGAATTCGCCCTTTTAAAGAAAATTCAGATGATCAAAAAAGAGTGGCTGATATCCAATGTGCGAAAGAAAATCTTTCAGATTTTATTGTAGTAGGAAGACCTATTTATAAAGCAAAAGAACCTAGAAAGGTTTGTGAGGATATATTAGAGCATTTAAAATAAGCCCAAAAGGCTTATTTTAAATATACTTTCATTTTCTTATTTTCTAGTATGATGCCATTATCATCACTAGTGATTTGAAAATCTCCATTAAAATATCTCAAGAAATTATCTTCAAATTTCATAGATTCTTGATCACAAAGCATTTTAGTAGAGGCAAGATTGTCTTCTATTTTAATGCTATCTCCTTGATCTTTATAGTTTCCAAAAAATCTATTACACCCTGATACTCCAAATACTCTTTTGTCTTTATTGTCAAAGCTAATGCTAGTTTTTATTGTATTGGATTCAAAAGTTTTTCCATTAGCCTCATAAGAACTGATAGTAAATTCTTTATTTTGTAAATCATCAACACTTAAATTCGCCACCGAGCACCCACTAAAAATAGCTACGCTTGCAGCGCCAAATGCTAGTAATTTTTTCATTTTTATACTCCTTTATTTTATACATTGAAATGTTTTAATTCATCTTCTAAATTTTGACAGACTATATTTAACTCATGTGCAACATCAAGTAAAATTTTTGAAATTTCTTCGTTTTTATCACTGAGTTTGACGGTTTCTTGCATTTTATCTAGTAAAGATTGCAAAGTCTCTTGTGTACTTGAAATTTTTTGCATACATGCATTAGCTAAATCTCTTGCATTCTCATTGCAAACTTTTACTTCATTGGTTCCTTCTACTAGATCTTTTGCATCTTGATTTAGTGAATTAATTTCTTTTGCATTGTGTTTTAATTCTTTAGAAACTTCATTGATGCTATCTACTAGTTGCTTGGTTACTATAGCAATATTTTTCAAAAATTCTTCCGAGTTTTGAGCAAGATTTCGCACATCTTCAGCAATTACTGAAAATCCGCGCCCAAACTCTCCTGCACGTGCTGCTTCTATCCCTGCATTTAGAGATAAAAGATTAGTTTTATCAGCAATTTCTCCCATCATTTCAGAGGCTTTTTTGATTTCCTCTGCTTGCTTTTCCATGATTTCTACTTTTTGAGATAAAACATCTTCATTTTCTGCAACAACTCTCACTTTATCCACTACCTGACCTAGCGAATCAAGCATAGCATTTAATACTTCGAATGATTTTGTATTTGCTTTGTTTGCATTATTTGAAAGCACAGCTAGATCTTGTAATTCTGTGTGAATTTGTTCACTTAGTTGGTAAGATTCATCTGTTTTAGTGTGACCTTCTTTGGTTCTATTAGCTAGATCAAGTGCATTGGCATTTAGAAGTTTTGATTGCTTATCTACCATTTGAGAGCTTTCATTGGTAGAAATAACGGTATTTTGAATTTTTTCGATAAATTGATTAATATAAACACAAGCTTTGCCTATTTCATCATTGCTTTTTACGCTAATTCTTGCACGTAAATCCCCATCTCCACTAGCTAGTTCTTTAGCATGTTTTAAAAGGTCTAAGACAGGATTTCCTACAACAATTTTTAAAATATAAAGCACAGCAAATACAGTAAAAAGTAAAGCAACGCTAAAGATTACAATATAAGTTCTTGCAGAGTCTGCTAGATCATCATCAATATGTTTTAAGTCATTGTACATATCCATCACGCCCAATACATCGCCTTTTTGAGCATTGGCATGGCATGCAAGACAGGTTTCATTGGCGATTAATGGACGTATTAATCTTAAATAATGCCCTTGTTCATTGTTGATTTCGACTGCTCTAACTTGAGGTTTACTAAATTGTTCGTTGATGAGTCTATCATCGCTTTTTGTAAATTTTTGCATTTCAAAAAGCTCAATGGTGCTTTGTGAGGGATAAATTTTAATATCTTTAATACCTTCAATCTCTCCAGCTTCTTTAATAGCTTGTTCTATGATAGCAGGATCGCCTAGGTTCATCGCCATTCTTAATGTTTGAAAAACAGAAGCACTTAGAGTATCTAAATTAGCGCGACTGATTCTATCGGTTGTTTGCTGAGAGTCGTTTTGCAAAATAATTTGCATAATAATAAAACTAATAAGCAATGTGGAAATCATTGCTAAAGATATCTTTGCACCGATGCTTTTAAACATTTTAATCTCCCTTTTTTAATGTAAAAAGTGTCTTACACCGCTAAAAT of Campylobacter sp. 2014D-0216 contains these proteins:
- the nusB gene encoding transcription antitermination factor NusB, with product MATRHQVRQSIVSLLYAAQLNQENKDFINEFLDEKKIRNDQRKFTLDLYNGINEQLAFLDEKINECLKEYKLDGVANIEKAILRLGAYEILFTSTQKAIIINEAIELAKEMAGDNAPKFINGVLDKINKEKQ
- the pyrF gene encoding orotidine-5'-phosphate decarboxylase, with protein sequence MKLCVAFDVASYDDCLHLAKELKGLDIWIKVGLRSYLRDGVKLLEAIKKIDDFKIFLDLKLYDIPNTMADACEELAKLNVDMFNIHASAGKSAMCTIMDRLSALEKRPLVLAVSALTSFDEQEFFSLYRQDIKQAVKEFSKISYESGLDGMVCSVYESLLIKENTDSKFITLTPGIRPFKENSDDQKRVADIQCAKENLSDFIVVGRPIYKAKEPRKVCEDILEHLK
- a CDS encoding META domain-containing protein — encoded protein: MKKLLAFGAASVAIFSGCSVANLSVDDLQNKEFTISSYEANGKTFESNTIKTSISFDNKDKRVFGVSGCNRFFGNYKDQGDSIKIEDNLASTKMLCDQESMKFEDNFLRYFNGDFQITSDDNGIILENKKMKVYLK
- a CDS encoding methyl-accepting chemotaxis protein codes for the protein MFKSIGAKISLAMISTLLISFIIMQIILQNDSQQTTDRISRANLDTLSASVFQTLRMAMNLGDPAIIEQAIKEAGEIEGIKDIKIYPSQSTIELFEMQKFTKSDDRLINEQFSKPQVRAVEINNEQGHYLRLIRPLIANETCLACHANAQKGDVLGVMDMYNDLKHIDDDLADSARTYIVIFSVALLFTVFAVLYILKIVVGNPVLDLLKHAKELASGDGDLRARISVKSNDEIGKACVYINQFIEKIQNTVISTNESSQMVDKQSKLLNANALDLANRTKEGHTKTDESYQLSEQIHTELQDLAVLSNNANKANTKSFEVLNAMLDSLGQVVDKVRVVAENEDVLSQKVEIMEKQAEEIKKASEMMGEIADKTNLLSLNAGIEAARAGEFGRGFSVIAEDVRNLAQNSEEFLKNIAIVTKQLVDSINEVSKELKHNAKEINSLNQDAKDLVEGTNEVKVCNENARDLANACMQKISSTQETLQSLLDKMQETVKLSDKNEEISKILLDVAHELNIVCQNLEDELKHFNV